A part of Anser cygnoides isolate HZ-2024a breed goose chromosome 15, Taihu_goose_T2T_genome, whole genome shotgun sequence genomic DNA contains:
- the LOC106032092 gene encoding ATP-sensitive inward rectifier potassium channel 12, which produces MTAGRVNPYSIVSSEEDGLRLTTMPGINGFGNGKIHTRRKCRNRFVKKNGQCNVEFTNMDDKPQRYIADMFTTCVDIRWRYMLLLFSLAFLVSWLLFGLIFWLIALIHGDLENPGGDDTFKPCVLQVNGFVAAFLFSIETQTTIGYGFRCVTEECPLAVFMVVVQSIVGCIIDSFMIGAIMAKMARPKKRAQTLLFSHNAVVAMRDGKLCLMWRVGNLRKSHIVEAHVRAQLIKPRITEEGEYIPLDQIDIDVGFDKGLDRIFLVSPITILHEINEDSPLFGISRQDLETDDFEIVVILEGMVEATAMTTQARSSYLASEILWGHRFEPVLFEEKNQYKVDYSHFHKTYEVPSTPRCSAKDLVENKFLLPSTNSFCYENELAFMSRDEDEEDDDSRGLDDLSPDNRHEFDRLQATIALDQRSYRRESEI; this is translated from the coding sequence ATGACTGCAGGCAGAGTCAACCCCTACAGCATTGTGTCCTCCGAGGAAGACGGGCTGAGGTTGACCACCATGCCAGGAATCAACGGCTTTGGCAATGGGAAAATCCACACCAGGAGGAAATGCAGGAACAGGTTTGTAAAGAAGAACGGTCAGTGCAACGTGGAGTTCACCAACATGGATGACAAGCCGCAGAGGTACATTGCAGACATGTTCACCACGTGCGTTGACATCCGTTGGAGGTATATGCTCTTGCTCTTCTCCCTGGCATTTCTGGTGTCCTGGTTATTGTTTGGGCTGATTTTCTGGCTAATTGCACTCATTCATGGAGATCTAGAAAACCCAGGTGGAGACGATACCTTCAAGCCTTGCGTTCTGCAGGTCAATGGCTTTGtggctgcttttctgttctccaTTGAGACCCAAACGACTATTGGTTACGGCTTCCGCTGCGTGACGGAGGAGTGCCCGCTCGCTGTCTTCATGGTGGTTGTTCAGTCCATCGTGGGGTGTATAATAGACTCTTTCATGATTGGTGCAATAATGGCAAAGATGGCCAGGCCCAAAAAACGGGCCCAGACATTACTTTTCAGCCATAACGCGGTAGTGGCAATGAGAGATGGGAAACTCTGCCTGATGTGGAGAGTTGGGAACCTCCGGAAAAGCCACATAGTAGAAGCCCACGTACGAGCTCAGTTAATTAAGCCCAGGATCACAGAAGAAGGGGAGTACATACCACTTGACCAAATAGACATCGACGTGGGGTTTGATAAAGGCTTGGACCGTATCTTCTTGGTGTCCCCCATCACCATTCTCCACGAGATCAACGAAGACAGCCCGCTGTTCGGGATCAGCCGCCAGGACTTAGAGACGGACGACTTTGAGATTGTGGTCATCCTCGAAGGCATGGTGGAAGCCACCGCGATGACGACGCAAGCTCGGAGCTCCTACCTGGCCAGCGAGATCCTGTGGGGCCACCGCTTCGAGCCCGTCTTGTTCGAGGAGAAAAACCAGTACAAAGTAGACTATTCCCACTTCCACAAAACCTACGAGGTCCCGTCCACCCCCCGCTGCAGTGCCAAGGACTTGGTGGAGAACAAATTCCTCCTGCCGAGCACCAACTCCTTCTGCTACGAGAACGAGCTGGCCTTCATGAGCCGcgatgaggatgaggaggacgATGACAGCAGGGGTTTGGATGACCTGAGCCCGGACAACAGGCACGAGTTCGACCGGCTTCAAGCGACGATAGCGTTGGATCAGAGGTCGTACCGGAGGGAGTCGGAAATATGA